The DNA segment ATTCGTTCAATCAGGGTCACCAGGTCATTTTCCATCAGGTTAATATAGGCCTCGCCTTCCTGTATCGGTTCTTCCTCAATGTCATGTACTACCTTATAATTAAACGCATACTGATTGCAGAAGCGGTAAAAGCCTTTTAAGATCTCCTGCGGGAAATAAGTATAGGCGGGGAAAATGATCTTCAGCGTATCATACTTGCTCAGTTGCTGCAAAGCCTGCTCCAGCGCATTGTAAATATCCTTCTCAAAATTCTCATATACGGCGCCATATTCACCATTCACGCCAGCTACCAACTTATCCAGCAGGATCAGCTTATTCTTGTCTATAATATTAATGATCTCATGCGCATTATCGCCACCTTCCATAAAATGGGGGATGATCACATAATGCGTATAATCATCTTTCTTGTTTTCCAGCAGCTTTTTGAAGAAAGCGAAGTCATTATTATAAATATAGAAGTCCACGCTGGCCATCTCACCCAGTGCAGCCACAAAAGCATCATATACGATCTTTTTATGCGGACTTAGCTTGTTGAACAACAGGAATACCTTCAACTGGTGGTTCACCTCGGTCGTCTTCACAAAGAAACCTTTACCCGGCACCGAGCCCAGTACACCTATTTTCTTGAGGTGCTTATATCCTTTCTCGGCCGTATCACGGGAGATCTCAAACTCGAAGCTCAACTCATTGATAGAAGGCAATATTTCATCTTTCGCTATCTTACCGTCTGCAATAGCCTTTACAATGGAATTGGCCAGTTGCAGGTACTTGGGGGTGGCGGAATGATAGTCAATGTACAGGTGTTGATAGATCGGCGGCTTTTTCATCACAGCGGCGTTCGTTAACTCATTAATTCTCAAACCTACAAAAAATGTGGCATGCAGACCGGCTTATTTACGGGAACGATTGCAGGGCAGGACAGCAACCATGAACCGGCAATCGGCAATGGATCTTATACCGTCACCACACCCAACCATTTATAACGCGCTATTCGTCTACAAACCATGATGGTACATGACGGCGGACTAACTGAATCCGGCTACTTTTAATCACATTATTTTGTAATTTCTTGCCAGGCCATATTGAAAAAACTTTTAACTCATGGGTGTTATTTTCGGCGTTATATTTCACTTTATCGGCGGTTTTGCATCAGGAAGTTTCTACATACCATTTAAAAAAGTAAAAGGCTGGGCCTGGGAAAGCTACTGGATCATTGGCGGCCTTTTCTCCTGGCTCATTGTTCCCCCGCTGGCTGCTTATCTGACCATCCCCGATTTTGGCAGCATCATTAGCTCAACCGATTTTTCAGTGCTCAAGTGGACCTATATCATGGGTGTGCTCTGGGGCATTGGCGGTCTTACGTATGGGCTGGGCGTTCGCTACCTCGGTGTATCACTCGGCAGCTCCATTATCCTGGGGCTGTGTTCCATTTTCGGTTCGCTCATCCCCTCCGTGTATTATGATATTTTTCCCGAAGCCGGGAAGGATACCATTACCGACCTGTTTACCCATCGCTGGGGACAGATGGTGCTATTGGGGTTGCTGGTATGCGTAATCGGCATTATCATTTGCGGCAAGGCCGGGGGCATGAAAGATAAAGACCTGGCCGCTAATAAAAGTGCTGCCAATCAGGAATTTAAGCTTGGCCTGGGATTGCTGGTAGCCATCATTTCCGGCGTGCTCAGCGCCTGTTTCAGCTTTGGCATTGAGGCGGGAACGCCCATGTCGGTCGTAGCCAACGAGGCCTGGAAAGCCGCCCATCCTGGCGAAGGAGAGTTCCTGTATCGAAACAATGTGATCTATGTGGTGTTATTATGGGGAGGGCTCACCACCAACCTGATCTGGTGCATGATCCTCAATGCCCGTAATAAAACATTTAAAGACTATACTAATAAGCAGGCGCCGCTCCGCAAAAACTACCTGTTCTCAGCGTTAGCCGGCACTACCTGGTTCCTGCAGTTCTTTTTCTACGGCATGGGCGAAAGCAGGCTGGGCAATGGCGCCAGCTCCTGGATACTGCACATGGCCTTCATTATACTCATCGCCAATGCCTGGGGCCTGGCGCTTAACGAATGGAAAGGCGTTACCCGGAAAACTAAAAATACCATCATCACCGGCATCGCGGTGATCCTGCTGTCCGTACTGATTGTAGGCTATGGCAACTATCTCAAAGACAAGGCAAAAAAGGAACAGCAACAACAAACCGCAATTCATAGCATTTAAATATTTGAAAATGTCTGTTACTACATCAACATTTAAGCATGTCAGTTATTTGTGGAATGAAGCTACAGCCGCCTCTATGGCTGGTGATGAAGTGGCTTTGTTGATTTATCGTTCTAACCTGCTGGGCGCCGACCTGCGGCTTACCAATTATGGCGGCGGCAATACCTCGTGCAAAGTAATAGCCAAAGACCCCCTCACCGGAAAGGAAACAGAAGTGATGTGGATCAAAGGCTCCGGTGGCGATATCGGCACCCTTAAAAAAAGCGGCCTGGCTGCTTTGTATGTCGACCGCCTGCGTAGCCTTACCAACGTATACCGTGGCATTCAGTATGAAGATGAAATGGTAGAGCTGTTCAATCATTGCATATTCGACCTCAGCTCCAAAGCACCTTCCATTGATACCCCTCTCCACGGCTTTTTGCCTTTCAAACACATTGATCACCTGCATCCCGATGCGGCCATTGCCATCGCTGCCGCGAAAGACGGCAAGCGCATTACGCAGGAGATCTTCAAAGGCGCTATTGGTTGGGTAGAATGGCAACGTCCCGGCTTCGACCTCGGCCTTAAACTGAAGCAATGCCTGGATGAAAATCCCGGCATCCGTGGTATTATGCTGGGTTCTCATGGTCTCTTTACATGGGGTGATACGGCTTATGAAAGCTATATCAATACCCTCGAAGTGATAGAGCGTTGCGCAGAATACATAGAATCAAAATCAAAGAAGGAAAACACCTTCGGTGGCGCTAAGCTAACGTCCCTTAAGAAAGAAGACCGGCTGAAACAGGCGGCCCTGCTCGCCCCCATATTACGGGGTTTTTGTTCCGGAGCCGGTATGTCCCCCCTTCAGGGGGGATCAGGGGGGGCTTCCCGTATGATCGGACACTTTACCGATGATGACCGGGTGCTGCAGTTTATTAATTCCAAAGATCTGGACAGGCTGGCGCCCATGGGTACCAGTTGCCCCGACCACTTCCTGCGTACCAAGATCAGTCCGCTGGTATTGACCCTGGCGCCGGATGCTAACCTAACCGATGCCAAGCAACTCAAAGAACAACTGACAGCGCCTTTTGAGGCATACCGCAACATGTATGCGGAATACTATAATTCCTGCAAGCATCCCAATAGTCCCGCCATGCGCGATCCCAATCCCGTGGTGATCCTGTATCCCGGCGTTGGTATGTTCACTTTTGCGAAAGATAAACAAACGGCCCGCGTAGCTGCCGAGTTTTATGCGAATGCCATTAATGTAATGCGTGGCGCGGAAGCCATCTCTTCTTATACTTCACTGCCCCGCCAGGAAGCATTCAACATTGAATACTGGTTGCTGGAAGAAGCCAAGCTGCAGCGGATGCCTAAGCCGAAACCGCTATCCGGCAAGATTGCCTTGGTAACCGGCAGCGCCGGCGGCATTGGTAAAGCCATCGCTAAAAAGTTTGCCGATGAAGGCGCCTGTGTGATCATTAATGACAATGATGCCTCCCGCCTGGAAAGCGCGAAAGAGGATTTCCAGAAAAAATATGGTAAAGATGTTTTCAGTACAGCGGTGCTGGATGTTACCAATGAAAATGATATTGAGCATGCCTATACTACAGCGGCCCTTGCTTTTGGCGGGATAGATATTGTAGTGAACTGTGCCGGTCTTTCCATTTCCAAGCCGATTGAAGAGCATACAGAGAAAGATTGGGACCTGCTGTATGATGTACTGGTGAAAGGCCAGTTCTTTGTAACGCAGGCCGGCGTGAATATCATGCGCAAGCAGGGACTGGATGGCGATGTGCTCAACATTGTAAGTAAGAATGCCCTGGTATCGGGTCCGAATAATGCCGGTTATGGTTCTGCCAAAGCGGCGCAGTTGCACCTCAGCCGCCTCAATGCTGCCGAGCTGGGTAAAGACAATATCCGCGTGAATGTCATCAATCCCGATGCGGTTATTTCCGATAGTAAGATCTGGGAAGGCGCCTGGGCCGAAGGCCGCGCCAAAGCTTATGGCGTAAAGGTGGAAGACCTGCCGGCTTTCTATGCCAAACGTACTTTACTCAATGAGATCATCTTACCGGAAGACATTGCCAATGCCTGTTTCGTATTCGTAGGCGGCCTGCTGGATAAATCAACCGGCAATGTGCTGAATGTGGATGGAGGAGTAGCAATGGCTTTCGTAAGATAATAAATCATCCACTGTCGCCAGCCTCTGGCTGGTGACGGTTATTTCAGAGCCTCTGGCTCTGGCTGAAAAAAATTACTATGGCGCGCGTAGCATTCAAAATGCAACTGTATAAGGGCTTCGAAGAGGAATACCTCAAACGGCATGAGGCGCTGTGGCCGGAGCTGGAACAACTGCTGAAACAAACCGGCATCAGTGAATATTCCATCTTTCTCGATGAAACCACCAATAGCCTGTTTGGCGTGCTGAAGGCAACGGATCCCAAAGCGCTGGATAACCTGCCTGCACAGCCCGTCATGCAAAAGTGGTGGGCCTACATGAAAGACATTATGGAAAGCAACCCGGATAATTCACCCGTGAGTATTCCCTTAAAAGAAGTATTTTACTTACCATAAAACGATTGAACATGCAAGTGGAAAAGCATAAGATTGACAGCCATAACAGTGACCTTCTTGCTCAACATAAACGCAAATTGGATTTTGTAGCCGCTGATGTACCCGATGTTAAATCAGTTATTCAGAAACTAAAGGATTTCCAGGTAGCCATCCCCAGTTGGGCACTCGGCACTGGTGGCACCCGCTTTGGCCGTTTTTCCGGCGGAGGCGAACCCCGCACCCTTGAAGAGAAGATTGAAGATGTAGGTCTATTACATAGCCTCAACCAATCGGGCGGCGCCATCTCCCTGCACATACCCTGGGACATTCCCGAAAATGCACAGGCCATCAAAGCGTTGGCTGCACAACACGGCCTGCGCTTCGATGCCGTAAACTCCAACACCTTCCAGGACCAGAAAGATCAAAAGCATAGCTATAAATTCGGCTCCCTGCAGCATGTGGACAAAGCAGTACGCAAACAAGCCATTGAACACAATATTGAGGTGATAAAACATGGTGTAGAGCTGGGTTCCGATTCCATCACCGTATGGCTGTCGGATGGATCCTGCTTTCCCGGCCAGCTCAACTTCCGTAAGGCATTTCAGCGTACGCTGGAAGGTTTGCAGGAGATCTATGCCGCCCTGCCCGCCCACTGGAAAATGTTTGTAGAATACAAAGCTTTTGAACCCAATTTCTATTCAATGACCGTGGGCGATTGGGGCCAGTCATTATTATATGCCAACAAATTAGGACCGAAGGCCTATACCCTGGTAGACCTTGGTCACCACCTGCCCAATGCCAATATTGAGCAGATCGTGGCGCTCTTACTCAATGAAGGAAAGCTCGGTGGTTTCCATTTCAATGATTCCAAGTATGGTGATGACGATCTTACTGTAGGCAGCATCAATCCTTACCAGTTATTCCTCATCTTTAATGAACTGGTGGAAGGGATGGATGCCCGGTCTATGAACCATACTACCGACCTTGGCTGGATGATTGATGCCTCGCACAATGTAAAAGATCCGCTGGAAGACCTGCTGCAATCAGTAGAAGCGATCAAGATCGCTTATGCGCAGGCCCTGCTGGTAGATACAAAGGCTTTGCAACAGGCGCAGGAAAACAATGATGTGGCAAAGGCCCAGGAAATACTGCAACAGGCTTACCGTACAGATGTGCGTCCCCTCGTGGCCGAAGCACGCCTGCAGGCCGGTGGCGCGTTGCAGCCCCTCGCATTCTACCGCACTGCGAAAGTGCGTGAGCAGTTGATCAAAGACCGCGGACAAAAAACCGTAGCTACAGGATTATAATAAAGCAGCCAGTGACCACCACGCCCGTCATAGCGATCTTCGACATTGGCAAAACCAATAAGAAGTTTTTCATCTTCGATGAAGACTACAACATCCTGTTGGAGCGGTCAACGCCTTTCTCTGAAACAAAAGACGAGGATGGCGATCCCTGTGAAGACATTGTAGCCCTCACCCAATGGGTCAGGAAATCCCTGCAGGAAATATTGGCCATGCGGGAGTTCGACCTTAAAGCGGTGAATTGCTCTACCTATGGCGCCAGCTTTGTACACATCAATGCAGAAGGCAAACCGGTAGCGCCTTTGTATAATTACCTCAAGCCTTACCCAGCCGACCTGCAAAAAGCATTTTACCAGAAATATGGTGGGGAGATCACCTTCTCCATTCATACGGCTTCACCGGCATTGGGCAACCTCAACTCCGGCCTGCAGTTATACTGGTTAAAAGAGGAAAAGCCGCAGTTGTTCGACAAGATCAGGTATTCCCTGCACCTGCCTCAATACATGAGCTACCTGCTTACCGGTAAAACCTATTCGGATATTACCAGTATCGGTTGTCATACGGCGCTTTGGAATTTCTCGCAGAACCATTATCATGAGTGGCTGTTCCGTGAAGCAGTGATAGATAAACTGGCGCCCATTTTCCCCTCCAACCAGTTGATCCCGGCTTCATTCAACGGCCGGCCGGTGCTGAGTGGGGTAGGGTTACATGATAGTTCAGCTGCCCTGATCCCTTACCTGTCCAACTTTACCGAACCCTTTGTGCTCATTTCTACAGGCACCTGGTGTATTACCCTCAACCCCTTTAACCAATCGAGGTTACTGGCTGAAGAGCTGCAACAGGATTGTCTCTGTTACATGGAATTCAGGGCGAAGCCGGTCAAGGCATCCCGCCTCTTTGCAGGGTATGAACATGAGCAGCAGGTGAAGAAACTGGCGGAACATTTCAGCTTGTCTGAAAACTATTATAAAACGGTGGCATACAATCCGGCTATAGTGGCCAAACTAATAGCGGCGCCTGCCGTACAAACAGCAGCAGACGCACCAAAGCTTTTGCAGCAGTCGGCCTTTGGCAGCAGGTCACTCGCGGGGTTTGCTACTTATGAAGAAGCCTATCACCAGTTGATCATAGACCTCATGGCGCAGCAGGTAGCTTCTACCAACCTCGTCATGAACAGGGAGGTGAAGAAGATCTTTGTGGATGGCGGCTTTAGCCGCAATCCGGTGTACATGCACCTGTTGGCCAATGCTTATCCGCAGGTGGAAGTGTATGCCGCTTCCATTGCGCAGGCCTCAGCCGTAGGCGCTGCCATGGCAGTACATGCTTACTGGAACAAGCAATCCGCGCCATTGGAACTGATTGATCTCAAAAAATACCCTCACTTTTCTATCCACACCGACAACGACTTCCATATTGTATCACGATAATGCTTTCTGAATGGCCCCAGGTGGCCTGTCTTCTTCATGCCTGTATTGGCGGGGGTTAAGTGATGCCAGGTAACCTGTGCACTGGAGAAATAATTCAGTAATTCCTGTACGGCCCTGCGGGGTGAGCGCCAGTCATCGGAAAAGCTGAAAGCAAGGAGAGGTATCTGTAACTTTCGGTAATTATTATCGGGGAATTGGTCAAAGAGCCCATTGGAATTACTGCACCAGTTGAGCCATTCATGTACCACGCCTTTGGGCAGGTTGGGCAAGGAGCCCGCCCACTTGCCGGGCAAATAGCCAAACACGGTATAGAGCGTGCGGATGAATATCTTTTGCAGCCGGATGCGCACCCTTCCTTTCAGTGGCCATAATTTTTTACAGGTAAGGGAACTGTTGATGAGCACCAGGCGACTGATGTATTGACTGGCAGGTGACAGCCCGACGAGTTCGCCGCCCACCCCATGACCAATAAAAATAATTTCTTTTCCGGGAAAATTGTTTCTGGTATAAAGGATTACTGCGTCTAAGTCTTGTACCGCCCATTGGTGCAGGTCGGCTTTATAGCCTTTTAAATGATCAGGCGCCGACAGGCCTACACCACGGTAATCGAAAGTGACTACGGGGTATCCTTCCGACTGGAGGTACACAGCCAGATCATGGTAGTATTCCTGGGTTACGGCCACGGACGAGCCAATCAGGATCACTTTGTGATGGGCTGTATCATGGGCATACAGCTTCACACCGATCCTGTAACCATCCTTGGTCCGTATCGTATTGCTTTCATACATAGAGGTACTGTATTGGATTCAAAATAGTAGATTGTTCACATTTGCTTACCGCGCTGCGAGGCTTACAGCCTCGCAGCTTTATTACTGGGCTTTTAGCCCTGGTTCTTCAGGCAGTCTCGAAGCAAAAGCTTCTGAATGCTGAATACTGGATTTTGGATTCTTCCCCGCAGTGTCTCCCGCAGGGGACGCTGCGGAGAATAGCTACATCAACAAACTCATCAACTCTTCCCTTCTGCTTTTAGACACCGGTATCTTCATTTTATTCTCCATCACCAGGTAACCGCCATCCCCACGGATAAACTCACGCACCTGGTTTAAGTTCACCAGGTAAGAATTATGCGCCCGGAAGAAATGATAAGGCGACAGCATGTCCTCAAAATCCTTCAGGATGCGAGAGATCACTTTCTTCCGGTTATCGGTCAGGTATATCGTGGTATAATTGCTGCTGGCTTCACAGCAGATGATCACCTGCGGGTCTACAAACTCAATGCTTTCTTTGGAAGCGAGCGCAATGCGGCCCATCCTGCCTTTTTTTTCCGCCTGGATATTATTTAACAATACATCCATTTGTT comes from the Paraflavitalea devenefica genome and includes:
- a CDS encoding GntR family transcriptional regulator, giving the protein MKKPPIYQHLYIDYHSATPKYLQLANSIVKAIADGKIAKDEILPSINELSFEFEISRDTAEKGYKHLKKIGVLGSVPGKGFFVKTTEVNHQLKVFLLFNKLSPHKKIVYDAFVAALGEMASVDFYIYNNDFAFFKKLLENKKDDYTHYVIIPHFMEGGDNAHEIINIIDKNKLILLDKLVAGVNGEYGAVYENFEKDIYNALEQALQQLSKYDTLKIIFPAYTYFPQEILKGFYRFCNQYAFNYKVVHDIEEEPIQEGEAYINLMENDLVTLIERILATKLKVGKQVGVISYNETPLKKIILNGITTISSDFQMMGEKAAQLILERSTEHVAIPFYLTLRASL
- the rhaT gene encoding L-rhamnose/proton symporter RhaT; amino-acid sequence: MGVIFGVIFHFIGGFASGSFYIPFKKVKGWAWESYWIIGGLFSWLIVPPLAAYLTIPDFGSIISSTDFSVLKWTYIMGVLWGIGGLTYGLGVRYLGVSLGSSIILGLCSIFGSLIPSVYYDIFPEAGKDTITDLFTHRWGQMVLLGLLVCVIGIIICGKAGGMKDKDLAANKSAANQEFKLGLGLLVAIISGVLSACFSFGIEAGTPMSVVANEAWKAAHPGEGEFLYRNNVIYVVLLWGGLTTNLIWCMILNARNKTFKDYTNKQAPLRKNYLFSALAGTTWFLQFFFYGMGESRLGNGASSWILHMAFIILIANAWGLALNEWKGVTRKTKNTIITGIAVILLSVLIVGYGNYLKDKAKKEQQQQTAIHSI
- a CDS encoding bifunctional aldolase/short-chain dehydrogenase; protein product: MSVTTSTFKHVSYLWNEATAASMAGDEVALLIYRSNLLGADLRLTNYGGGNTSCKVIAKDPLTGKETEVMWIKGSGGDIGTLKKSGLAALYVDRLRSLTNVYRGIQYEDEMVELFNHCIFDLSSKAPSIDTPLHGFLPFKHIDHLHPDAAIAIAAAKDGKRITQEIFKGAIGWVEWQRPGFDLGLKLKQCLDENPGIRGIMLGSHGLFTWGDTAYESYINTLEVIERCAEYIESKSKKENTFGGAKLTSLKKEDRLKQAALLAPILRGFCSGAGMSPLQGGSGGASRMIGHFTDDDRVLQFINSKDLDRLAPMGTSCPDHFLRTKISPLVLTLAPDANLTDAKQLKEQLTAPFEAYRNMYAEYYNSCKHPNSPAMRDPNPVVILYPGVGMFTFAKDKQTARVAAEFYANAINVMRGAEAISSYTSLPRQEAFNIEYWLLEEAKLQRMPKPKPLSGKIALVTGSAGGIGKAIAKKFADEGACVIINDNDASRLESAKEDFQKKYGKDVFSTAVLDVTNENDIEHAYTTAALAFGGIDIVVNCAGLSISKPIEEHTEKDWDLLYDVLVKGQFFVTQAGVNIMRKQGLDGDVLNIVSKNALVSGPNNAGYGSAKAAQLHLSRLNAAELGKDNIRVNVINPDAVISDSKIWEGAWAEGRAKAYGVKVEDLPAFYAKRTLLNEIILPEDIANACFVFVGGLLDKSTGNVLNVDGGVAMAFVR
- the rhaM gene encoding L-rhamnose mutarotase, which encodes MARVAFKMQLYKGFEEEYLKRHEALWPELEQLLKQTGISEYSIFLDETTNSLFGVLKATDPKALDNLPAQPVMQKWWAYMKDIMESNPDNSPVSIPLKEVFYLP
- a CDS encoding TIM barrel protein; the protein is MQVEKHKIDSHNSDLLAQHKRKLDFVAADVPDVKSVIQKLKDFQVAIPSWALGTGGTRFGRFSGGGEPRTLEEKIEDVGLLHSLNQSGGAISLHIPWDIPENAQAIKALAAQHGLRFDAVNSNTFQDQKDQKHSYKFGSLQHVDKAVRKQAIEHNIEVIKHGVELGSDSITVWLSDGSCFPGQLNFRKAFQRTLEGLQEIYAALPAHWKMFVEYKAFEPNFYSMTVGDWGQSLLYANKLGPKAYTLVDLGHHLPNANIEQIVALLLNEGKLGGFHFNDSKYGDDDLTVGSINPYQLFLIFNELVEGMDARSMNHTTDLGWMIDASHNVKDPLEDLLQSVEAIKIAYAQALLVDTKALQQAQENNDVAKAQEILQQAYRTDVRPLVAEARLQAGGALQPLAFYRTAKVREQLIKDRGQKTVATGL
- a CDS encoding FGGY-family carbohydrate kinase; protein product: MTTTPVIAIFDIGKTNKKFFIFDEDYNILLERSTPFSETKDEDGDPCEDIVALTQWVRKSLQEILAMREFDLKAVNCSTYGASFVHINAEGKPVAPLYNYLKPYPADLQKAFYQKYGGEITFSIHTASPALGNLNSGLQLYWLKEEKPQLFDKIRYSLHLPQYMSYLLTGKTYSDITSIGCHTALWNFSQNHYHEWLFREAVIDKLAPIFPSNQLIPASFNGRPVLSGVGLHDSSAALIPYLSNFTEPFVLISTGTWCITLNPFNQSRLLAEELQQDCLCYMEFRAKPVKASRLFAGYEHEQQVKKLAEHFSLSENYYKTVAYNPAIVAKLIAAPAVQTAADAPKLLQQSAFGSRSLAGFATYEEAYHQLIIDLMAQQVASTNLVMNREVKKIFVDGGFSRNPVYMHLLANAYPQVEVYAASIAQASAVGAAMAVHAYWNKQSAPLELIDLKKYPHFSIHTDNDFHIVSR
- a CDS encoding alpha/beta hydrolase family protein, which gives rise to MYESNTIRTKDGYRIGVKLYAHDTAHHKVILIGSSVAVTQEYYHDLAVYLQSEGYPVVTFDYRGVGLSAPDHLKGYKADLHQWAVQDLDAVILYTRNNFPGKEIIFIGHGVGGELVGLSPASQYISRLVLINSSLTCKKLWPLKGRVRIRLQKIFIRTLYTVFGYLPGKWAGSLPNLPKGVVHEWLNWCSNSNGLFDQFPDNNYRKLQIPLLAFSFSDDWRSPRRAVQELLNYFSSAQVTWHHLTPANTGMKKTGHLGPFRKHYRDTIWKSLSVWIEK